The following are encoded together in the Pleurocapsa sp. FMAR1 genome:
- a CDS encoding sulfatase family protein has protein sequence MTTQASPVTNPPNIVFVLTDDLDNVEVDYMPQVKSFMADGGVSFSNYFVNISLCCPSRATMLRGQYAHNTGVYTNKKQDGSFIYLYRHGLEKSTIATWLKRKGYRNAYLGKYFNAYPRHAPKNYVPPGWDEWASPIYDSGYVGFNYTLNENGKFVEYGDRPEDYTSDVYTAKAQKFINQAAKDKQPFFLYISYFPPHQPAIPAPRHSKLFPDAVQPRIPSFNEADVSDKPEYIRNLPLLSQQDKDEIDKLYRKRLRSLQSVDEGLATLVNTLRANGQLDNTYFIFTSDNGFHLGQHRLTPEKETAYEEDIHLPLYVRGPDVPAGKTMDQIVGNLDLAPTFAELAGANTPNFIDGRSFVSLFRRNSSVPSSWRQVFFLQHRLNRKTTPLIPSFRGLRTDHCTYVKYITGEEELYDITQDPYQLQNLAKVIQPQVIKEYAKRMISLSKCKGETCRERELKPLPDCAIKGQSPS, from the coding sequence TTGACAACACAAGCCAGCCCAGTAACTAATCCGCCCAATATTGTATTTGTTTTGACCGATGATTTAGATAATGTTGAGGTTGACTATATGCCTCAGGTAAAGTCGTTTATGGCTGATGGGGGAGTTAGCTTTAGCAACTATTTTGTTAATATTTCTCTTTGCTGTCCCTCTAGGGCAACTATGCTACGTGGTCAATACGCTCACAATACAGGAGTTTATACCAATAAAAAGCAAGATGGTAGCTTTATTTACCTTTATCGACATGGTTTAGAAAAATCGACTATTGCCACTTGGTTAAAGCGAAAAGGCTATCGCAATGCTTACTTGGGCAAATACTTCAACGCCTATCCGCGACACGCACCGAAAAACTATGTGCCTCCTGGTTGGGATGAATGGGCTAGTCCAATCTACGATAGTGGTTATGTGGGATTTAACTATACTCTTAATGAAAATGGTAAATTTGTCGAATACGGCGATCGCCCTGAAGACTATACTAGTGATGTCTACACAGCTAAAGCGCAAAAGTTTATTAATCAGGCAGCTAAAGACAAACAACCCTTTTTTCTCTATATTTCTTATTTTCCACCCCATCAACCAGCAATTCCCGCACCCCGCCACAGCAAGCTATTTCCCGATGCTGTTCAACCCCGTATCCCTTCTTTTAATGAAGCAGACGTAAGTGATAAACCTGAATATATCCGTAATTTACCTTTATTGAGCCAGCAGGATAAAGATGAGATTGACAAGCTCTATCGAAAAAGATTGCGATCGCTTCAGTCAGTCGATGAAGGTTTAGCAACCTTAGTTAACACCCTTAGAGCCAATGGTCAGTTAGACAATACCTATTTCATTTTCACCTCAGATAACGGGTTTCATCTTGGTCAACATCGCCTAACTCCCGAAAAAGAGACGGCTTATGAAGAAGATATTCACTTACCTCTTTATGTCAGAGGACCAGATGTGCCTGCGGGCAAAACTATGGATCAGATTGTTGGTAACCTCGATTTAGCACCTACCTTTGCCGAACTAGCAGGGGCGAATACCCCAAATTTTATTGATGGTCGCTCTTTTGTTAGTCTATTTCGTCGTAACTCTTCTGTACCTTCGTCTTGGCGACAGGTCTTTTTTCTCCAGCATCGATTAAATCGGAAAACAACCCCTTTAATTCCTAGTTTTAGAGGTTTACGAACTGACCACTGTACTTATGTTAAATATATTACTGGCGAGGAAGAACTATATGACATTACACAAGACCCTTATCAACTACAGAATTTGGCTAAGGTAATTCAACCTCAAGTAATCAAGGAATATGCTAAACGTATGATTAGTCTTAGTAAATGTAAAGGGGAAACTTGTCGAGAGCGAGAACTTAAACCTTTACCAGACTGTGCCATAAAGGGGCAAAGCCCCAGCTAA
- a CDS encoding DNA cytosine methyltransferase has translation MEDNSYLINNNKKPIALSFFSGAMGLDLGIEKSGFDIRLTCEIDQHCKQTIAANRPSTALLNDINNYSTADILAAAKLKKDDSIDLIMGGPPCQAFSTAGRRKGFNDERGNTFLKYIDLALELQPKFIVIENVRGLLSCPINHQPHDQRGSTSRLGMLPKRKHPSTSDFADLSEDELKGGALNFVLSKLNLSGYSYSFNLYNSANFGTPQIRERVIVICSKNNYKIPFLQPTHSENGEFNLPEWKTVNFALENIKKHTYLNFPEKRLKYYRLLKPGQNWRDLPANLQKEAMGKSYYSGGGKTGFFRRLAWDKPSPTLVTHPAMPATDLAHPEEDRPLSIQEYKRIQEFPDDWILAGSLIQQYKQIGNAVPISLGYAVGKLINSMLQGLEIENYPNFKYSRYKNTSHTDWEREFKSRRDLQSLNHRQIKLFV, from the coding sequence ATTGAGGATAATTCTTATTTGATCAACAATAATAAAAAACCGATTGCATTAAGTTTTTTCTCAGGTGCAATGGGATTAGATTTAGGTATAGAAAAATCAGGCTTTGATATTCGTTTAACTTGTGAAATAGATCAACATTGTAAGCAAACAATAGCAGCAAACAGACCCAGTACAGCGTTATTGAATGATATAAACAATTACTCTACCGCTGATATATTAGCTGCTGCAAAACTAAAAAAAGATGATTCTATTGATTTAATTATGGGTGGTCCTCCTTGTCAAGCATTTAGTACAGCAGGAAGACGCAAAGGTTTTAACGACGAAAGAGGAAACACTTTTTTAAAATATATTGATTTGGCTTTAGAATTACAACCGAAGTTTATAGTTATTGAAAATGTACGTGGTTTGCTATCTTGTCCAATAAATCACCAACCACATGACCAAAGAGGTTCAACAAGTCGATTGGGTATGCTTCCTAAACGGAAGCACCCCTCGACTTCAGATTTTGCTGATTTATCAGAAGATGAATTAAAAGGAGGTGCATTAAATTTTGTCTTGAGTAAGCTTAATTTGTCTGGCTATTCATACTCATTTAATCTTTATAACTCTGCAAATTTTGGTACTCCACAAATTAGAGAAAGAGTAATCGTTATATGTTCAAAAAATAATTATAAAATACCATTTTTACAACCTACACATTCTGAAAATGGTGAATTCAATCTACCAGAATGGAAGACAGTAAATTTTGCATTAGAAAATATCAAAAAACATACTTATCTAAACTTTCCTGAAAAGCGTCTCAAATACTATCGCTTGCTAAAACCTGGTCAAAATTGGCGTGATTTGCCTGCAAATTTGCAAAAAGAAGCTATGGGAAAATCTTATTATTCTGGCGGAGGAAAAACTGGTTTCTTTAGACGTTTAGCTTGGGATAAACCTTCTCCAACCCTTGTAACTCATCCTGCAATGCCAGCTACAGATCTCGCCCATCCAGAAGAAGATCGACCGTTATCTATTCAAGAATATAAAAGAATCCAAGAATTTCCTGATGATTGGATACTCGCAGGTTCCTTGATTCAACAGTATAAACAAATCGGTAATGCAGTACCTATTAGTTTGGGTTATGCAGTTGGCAAACTAATTAACTCTATGTTGCAAGGATTAGAAATCGAAAATTATCCAAACTTCAAATACTCAAGATATAAAAATACTAGTCATACTGATTGGGAAAGAGAATTTAAGTCCCGCAGAGATTTGCAATCATTGAATCACAGACAAATTAAATTATTTGTTTAG
- a CDS encoding fatty acid desaturase, which produces MHNFLGSKTTYLESNSQTGIIVGLIIIFLWFVSLIEFLRIDTTTIFPLWIIVGVLLRSFLHTGLFITIHEAIHGIVSQNRKVNNGIGYITSFLYALLPYKLLAKNHQLHHLYPATEKDPDFHFADSNNFLFWYFSFMKEYQKGKQAWVLLIGMTVVYWTFVGLHISPSNIFLFWVIPILISSLQLFTFGIFLPHRQQDQGNLHRARSNNYSAFWSFIACYHFGYHWEHHQYPNLPWYKLPMARQESINFRQEQDVVASIKK; this is translated from the coding sequence ATGCACAATTTTTTAGGATCAAAAACAACTTATCTTGAGTCTAATTCTCAAACAGGTATTATTGTTGGGCTTATTATAATATTTCTTTGGTTTGTTAGTTTAATTGAATTTTTAAGAATAGATACCACTACAATTTTTCCACTATGGATTATTGTTGGCGTTCTTTTAAGATCTTTTTTACATACTGGATTATTTATTACTATCCACGAAGCAATACACGGAATTGTTTCTCAAAATCGCAAGGTCAATAATGGGATTGGCTACATAACTTCTTTTTTGTACGCATTATTACCATATAAGCTTCTTGCTAAAAATCATCAACTACATCATCTCTACCCCGCTACAGAAAAAGACCCAGATTTTCATTTTGCAGATTCTAACAACTTTTTGTTTTGGTATTTCAGCTTTATGAAAGAATATCAAAAAGGAAAACAAGCCTGGGTATTACTAATTGGAATGACAGTTGTTTATTGGACTTTTGTCGGTTTGCATATTTCTCCAAGCAATATTTTTTTATTCTGGGTAATTCCTATTTTGATTAGCTCTTTGCAACTTTTTACCTTTGGAATATTTTTACCCCATCGACAACAAGATCAAGGCAATCTTCACCGAGCAAGAAGCAATAATTACTCAGCATTTTGGTCTTTTATTGCTTGTTATCATTTTGGATATCATTGGGAGCATCATCAGTATCCTAATTTACCTTGGTACAAACTACCAATGGCTCGTCAGGAAAGTATTAATTTTAGACAGGAGCAAGATGTAGTAGCTTCGATAAAAAAATAG
- a CDS encoding DJ-1/PfpI family protein has product MTDSQKHIIGLVIYPGMTALDIVGPQQVFSALPNVEIHRIWKTLDAVKTDDGMMILPDTTFANCPPLDVICVGGGLGQMAVVDDLEVLEFFRRQSQVKFITSVCGGSVFLAKAGLLQGYRAATHWMMREQLAELGVEVGTERVVIDRNRYTGGGVTAGIDFALTVAAALCGEEIAKITQLIIEYDPAPPFDVGSPEKAGPDLTNKVITLFKSKEGSLT; this is encoded by the coding sequence ATGACTGACTCACAAAAGCATATCATTGGCTTAGTAATATATCCTGGCATGACGGCACTTGATATTGTCGGTCCGCAGCAAGTTTTTAGCGCACTTCCCAATGTCGAGATTCATCGAATCTGGAAAACCCTAGATGCAGTCAAAACCGATGACGGAATGATGATTTTACCCGATACAACTTTTGCCAATTGCCCGCCTTTGGACGTGATTTGTGTCGGCGGTGGCTTAGGGCAGATGGCAGTCGTAGACGATTTAGAAGTGCTTGAATTTTTTCGTCGGCAGAGTCAAGTAAAATTTATTACATCTGTGTGTGGCGGATCGGTGTTTTTAGCTAAGGCAGGACTGCTTCAAGGATATCGGGCTGCGACTCACTGGATGATGCGAGAACAGCTAGCAGAGTTGGGAGTTGAAGTTGGAACGGAGCGAGTCGTTATTGACCGAAATCGCTACACTGGTGGTGGAGTAACCGCAGGAATTGATTTTGCTTTAACGGTTGCTGCTGCCCTTTGTGGCGAGGAAATTGCCAAAATTACTCAACTTATAATAGAATACGACCCAGCCCCACCATTCGATGTGGGTTCACCAGAAAAAGCGGGACCAGATTTAACGAATAAAGTAATAACACTATTCAAAAGTAAAGAAGGCAGTTTAACATGA
- a CDS encoding SinI family restriction endonuclease — translation MSGFNESLVRETAEELVISDDEKSLIESFVIICQFLAEHPSAISWRTSKANPHKPTVVNQNDLFQLAKKYFEGYRRSDFPVEPSTIPDPMVSIIMREAYGYSNQECQRIKIEHQYAMCAENCVGNLLERYIDSVLRGNGWNWCCGEFIKAIDFLGKNNDGEWIALQIKNRDNSENSSSSAIRDGTKIQKWFRSFSKDTKKGRSSFTNWKNLPPLMQGYNLNEEGFKEFVIQYINIHKPKNS, via the coding sequence GTGAGTGGCTTTAATGAAAGTTTAGTCAGGGAAACTGCTGAAGAGTTGGTTATTAGTGATGACGAAAAATCTCTAATTGAGTCATTTGTTATAATTTGTCAGTTTTTAGCAGAACATCCATCTGCAATTTCCTGGAGAACAAGCAAAGCAAATCCTCACAAACCTACAGTTGTTAATCAAAATGACTTATTTCAATTAGCAAAAAAATACTTTGAAGGCTATAGAAGAAGTGACTTTCCCGTAGAACCTTCAACGATTCCAGATCCAATGGTTTCTATAATCATGAGAGAAGCTTATGGATATTCAAATCAAGAGTGTCAGCGCATCAAAATTGAACATCAATACGCAATGTGTGCTGAAAATTGTGTTGGTAATTTATTGGAAAGATATATTGATTCAGTTTTAAGGGGGAATGGTTGGAATTGGTGTTGTGGTGAATTTATAAAGGCTATAGATTTTCTGGGTAAGAATAACGATGGAGAATGGATTGCCCTACAAATTAAAAACAGAGACAATTCTGAAAACTCGTCGAGTAGTGCTATCAGAGACGGTACGAAAATTCAAAAGTGGTTTCGTTCTTTTTCTAAAGATACAAAAAAAGGAAGAAGTTCTTTTACAAACTGGAAAAATTTACCACCACTTATGCAAGGTTACAATCTAAATGAAGAGGGTTTTAAAGAATTTGTGATCCAATATATTAATATTCATAAACCTAAAAATAGTTAA
- a CDS encoding LuxR C-terminal-related transcriptional regulator, translating to MTDLQLLFAEIYQAKNEKDLRSHLAPKIGEYFAAKRSGFFFFDRLITNPNLQKVLNVALSTKHNPVARYIAERHTPVHEGLVTSPKAWATICPRPDHWHVMAGPIVNRGELVGVVGCTREKSMPAFNTQNLADLSAVCLHLSVWAATVKSQHQPDKTDLLTSRELEIAELVALGKTNAEIGHELWITKNSVKQALKRMFRKLKVSSRAEMVAQLFATKHYAPEKKLSPDTLF from the coding sequence ATGACTGACTTGCAGCTTTTATTTGCAGAAATTTATCAGGCAAAGAATGAAAAGGACTTGCGATCGCATTTGGCACCAAAAATTGGTGAGTATTTTGCAGCCAAGCGATCGGGGTTCTTTTTCTTTGATCGACTTATAACTAATCCTAATCTTCAAAAAGTTCTAAACGTTGCTCTATCCACTAAACATAATCCTGTGGCGCGTTATATAGCCGAACGCCACACGCCTGTCCATGAAGGACTGGTGACATCACCAAAGGCTTGGGCAACAATTTGTCCCCGTCCTGACCATTGGCACGTGATGGCAGGACCAATTGTCAATCGAGGTGAACTAGTGGGTGTAGTGGGCTGTACCCGTGAAAAGTCGATGCCTGCCTTTAATACACAAAATTTAGCCGATTTGAGTGCCGTCTGCTTGCATTTGTCTGTTTGGGCTGCAACAGTAAAATCCCAGCATCAACCTGATAAAACCGATCTTTTAACGTCTCGTGAATTAGAAATTGCCGAATTGGTTGCATTGGGGAAAACAAATGCAGAAATTGGTCATGAACTTTGGATTACGAAGAATTCTGTCAAGCAGGCTTTAAAGCGAATGTTCCGTAAACTTAAAGTTTCTTCTCGTGCAGAGATGGTTGCACAACTTTTCGCCACCAAACACTACGCGCCAGAGAAAAAGCTATCTCCAGACACTCTGTTTTAA
- a CDS encoding rhomboid family intramembrane serine protease produces the protein MRQKKNNQKYDLTAASIISLVSLLVLMWLLELFNWSLPQLQLDNYGIRPRDIGWLPGIIIAPLLHGSWAHLIANTPPFIIFGGLVSLQGIKIFWLVTIISTLFSGLGVWLFSPENVVTVGASGVIFGYLGFLLLRGLFARSIGAILISLIVGFLYGGTLWGILPSSPNISWQAHFFGLIGGVFAASLGRKRSMGN, from the coding sequence ATGCGCCAGAAAAAGAACAACCAAAAATATGATCTTACAGCAGCCAGTATCATAAGCTTAGTCAGCTTATTAGTTTTGATGTGGTTGCTAGAGTTATTTAATTGGTCGCTTCCGCAGTTACAGCTTGACAATTACGGAATTCGCCCCAGAGATATTGGTTGGTTGCCAGGAATCATCATTGCCCCTTTGCTTCACGGTTCTTGGGCGCACTTGATTGCCAATACGCCACCATTTATAATTTTTGGTGGCTTAGTTTCGCTCCAAGGCATAAAAATATTCTGGCTAGTTACAATTATATCCACGTTATTTAGTGGCTTGGGGGTTTGGTTGTTTAGTCCAGAAAATGTAGTTACTGTGGGAGCTTCTGGCGTTATTTTTGGTTATTTGGGTTTTTTATTATTGCGTGGTTTATTCGCTCGCAGTATAGGTGCAATCTTGATTTCTTTAATAGTGGGCTTTCTTTATGGTGGAACGCTTTGGGGCATATTACCATCTAGCCCTAATATATCTTGGCAGGCACATTTCTTTGGGCTTATTGGTGGTGTGTTCGCTGCCAGTTTGGGTCGTAAACGCAGTATGGGTAACTAA
- a CDS encoding cytochrome b N-terminal domain-containing protein produces the protein MNFSRRNFALRRTATILSIAILILAIIAALSGILISFYYEPAAGDAYQSLAKISETIPYGWAIYSLHNLAGNGIIAAALIQIIVMFFGRQYQRSWFTAWISGILLTLSAIGLGWTAMILGWNQLGYWRLKVELGTIAAIPLFGETIKNILTGTGGINTTAIVHFYTIHSYVLSVTAIALSVIHLIALVIQEQEQKALLLQQLEKLAASPEQQEANSKNINTQI, from the coding sequence ATGAATTTTTCTAGACGCAATTTTGCGCTGCGACGAACAGCAACAATTTTATCAATTGCAATTTTAATCTTGGCTATTATTGCAGCCTTATCAGGTATTTTAATTAGTTTTTACTACGAGCCTGCTGCGGGAGATGCTTATCAATCTCTTGCCAAGATTAGTGAAACTATTCCTTATGGTTGGGCAATCTATAGTCTACACAACTTGGCTGGTAACGGAATTATAGCAGCAGCACTAATTCAAATTATTGTTATGTTTTTTGGCAGACAATATCAACGTAGCTGGTTTACAGCTTGGATTAGCGGTATTCTGCTGACCTTATCAGCTATCGGACTAGGTTGGACAGCGATGATTCTCGGCTGGAATCAACTAGGCTATTGGCGTTTAAAAGTAGAGCTAGGAACTATTGCAGCCATTCCTTTATTTGGAGAAACTATCAAGAATATCCTAACAGGAACAGGGGGCATTAACACTACAGCAATTGTTCATTTTTACACCATCCATAGTTATGTTTTATCGGTAACAGCGATCGCTTTATCGGTAATACATTTAATAGCTTTAGTTATTCAAGAACAGGAGCAAAAAGCTCTATTACTACAACAATTGGAAAAGTTAGCAGCATCTCCAGAACAACAAGAAGCTAACTCAAAAAATATTAACACACAAATATAA
- a CDS encoding DUF6220 domain-containing protein — translation MQIGLFATSVIFNLCLIAQLLTVGVAYLNDPAWWNIHVWLVREYSGLSLIILGGTAIATFSDRIRSLAASLPVLLGLQFCSIHLKTPLHLEVLHPLIGFTLLYVSSSLVHRLSRELFNKLDTASKLQS, via the coding sequence ATCCAAATCGGCTTGTTCGCGACTTCAGTTATTTTCAACCTCTGCTTGATTGCCCAATTGTTAACGGTTGGAGTTGCCTACTTAAACGATCCTGCTTGGTGGAATATCCATGTTTGGCTGGTGCGAGAATACAGTGGGCTATCGTTAATCATACTGGGAGGAACGGCGATCGCAACCTTCTCAGATAGAATTCGTTCTCTTGCTGCCAGTTTACCAGTGCTGCTGGGACTACAATTTTGCAGTATTCATCTTAAGACTCCTCTGCATCTAGAGGTACTTCATCCGTTAATTGGATTTACGTTACTCTATGTTTCTTCAAGCCTTGTACATCGCCTATCCCGCGAATTGTTTAACAAGTTAGATACAGCATCCAAGTTACAATCCTAG
- a CDS encoding lysylphosphatidylglycerol synthase domain-containing protein, with product MAPIFFSVLLFGLSLWAIATELRKYSLKDVFNSLNAIPNQYLLLAIALTTINYLLLTGYDTLAVKYINQSLAYKRTALVAVISYGISNSVGFALLSGSAIRYKFYSAWGYSAIKIAQIITFCNLSFWLGLFAVGGAVFALTPLEIPKQLNLPFLSVRPLGFVFLAIIIAYLLWSGLSKKPLKIKNWTLPHLPFKLSLAQIALTSLDWMFAAAVLYVLLPVPKHFSFLGFFGIYLLGQIAGIISNVPGGLGVFETILILLLSPPIPSSQLLGSLLAYRGIYYFLPLGASILLLGWYELKQRWNRQTTKI from the coding sequence ATTGCACCTATATTTTTTAGCGTTTTGCTTTTTGGTCTTTCTCTTTGGGCGATCGCAACCGAGTTACGCAAGTATAGTTTAAAAGATGTATTTAATAGTCTCAATGCTATTCCCAATCAGTATCTGCTGCTGGCGATCGCTTTAACCACGATTAATTACCTCTTGCTGACGGGATACGATACCCTGGCAGTAAAATATATAAATCAATCTCTGGCATATAAACGAACTGCTTTGGTGGCAGTTATTAGCTATGGAATTAGCAATAGCGTTGGTTTTGCCCTTCTCAGCGGTAGTGCTATCCGCTATAAATTTTACTCTGCGTGGGGATATTCTGCTATTAAGATTGCTCAGATAATTACCTTTTGTAACCTCAGTTTTTGGCTGGGGTTATTTGCTGTCGGCGGTGCTGTGTTTGCTCTTACGCCTTTAGAAATACCTAAACAGCTTAATCTACCGTTTCTGTCGGTGCGTCCTCTTGGGTTTGTTTTCCTGGCAATTATTATTGCCTACTTACTTTGGAGTGGATTGAGCAAAAAGCCTTTGAAAATTAAAAATTGGACATTGCCTCATCTTCCCTTTAAGCTTTCTTTAGCACAGATAGCTTTAACTTCGCTAGATTGGATGTTTGCTGCTGCGGTGCTTTATGTTTTACTGCCAGTACCTAAACATTTTTCGTTCTTGGGGTTTTTTGGCATTTATCTTTTGGGTCAAATTGCAGGAATTATTAGTAATGTTCCTGGAGGACTGGGGGTATTTGAAACTATTCTGATTTTGTTACTCTCTCCGCCAATTCCTTCTAGTCAATTGTTAGGCTCTCTGCTGGCATATCGAGGTATTTACTATTTTCTGCCTTTGGGTGCTTCGATTTTACTGTTGGGATGGTATGAATTGAAGCAGCGATGGAATCGTCAAACGACTAAAATCTAG
- a CDS encoding AI-2E family transporter — MFENKFPRWLFWGLTISFVVFNGYFLFPVFQYLRPTLILIVTAALFAFLLNYPVKLLISWKFKRGYAVAVVFLLTLVILSAITLTLLPLLLQQLNEFTSRLPSWIDSGSVQLQNFETWAMDKNLSFDVSALIAQLEERFAREVESLPTQVINFLIGAFDSSLELLVTVVLTFYLLLHGENFWSGIWQWLPDNWGDRIQFSLKQSFQSYFIGQAAIALLMSLAITTAFLLLKVPFGLLFGLAIGVLVLIPLGDILGIVSVSLLTGLKSVGLGVEVLIVATTIDQAIDNVLAPRIFGGLVGLNPVWIIISLLLGAKLGGVLGLILAVPLAGAIKRIADSLRISQPDPNWEDKSL, encoded by the coding sequence ATGTTCGAGAATAAATTTCCACGGTGGTTATTTTGGGGCTTGACAATCTCTTTTGTTGTCTTCAATGGTTATTTTTTATTTCCTGTCTTCCAATATTTACGACCCACCCTAATTTTAATAGTGACAGCAGCCCTGTTTGCTTTTCTCTTAAATTATCCGGTGAAGCTGCTCATATCGTGGAAATTTAAACGCGGTTATGCTGTTGCCGTCGTGTTTTTGTTGACATTGGTTATTTTGAGTGCAATCACTCTTACATTACTGCCTCTTCTACTTCAACAGCTAAATGAATTTACCAGTCGGCTACCAAGCTGGATCGATTCTGGGTCAGTGCAGTTGCAAAATTTTGAAACCTGGGCGATGGACAAAAATCTTTCCTTTGATGTTAGTGCTTTAATAGCTCAATTAGAAGAGCGTTTTGCTAGAGAAGTAGAATCTTTACCCACTCAGGTGATTAATTTTTTAATTGGAGCATTTGATAGCAGTTTAGAATTATTAGTCACAGTAGTCTTAACTTTCTATCTGCTGCTTCATGGTGAGAATTTTTGGTCGGGAATTTGGCAGTGGTTGCCCGACAATTGGGGAGATCGTATTCAGTTTTCTCTCAAACAGAGTTTTCAAAGTTACTTTATCGGTCAAGCTGCGATCGCCTTATTAATGAGCCTAGCTATCACTACAGCATTCTTATTGCTGAAAGTACCTTTTGGCTTATTATTCGGTCTGGCAATTGGAGTTTTAGTCTTAATTCCCCTAGGCGATATTTTGGGTATCGTCAGCGTTAGTTTACTAACAGGTCTTAAAAGTGTTGGTTTGGGAGTAGAAGTCTTAATAGTGGCAACTACAATCGACCAGGCGATCGACAATGTTCTTGCACCCCGTATTTTTGGTGGTTTGGTTGGACTCAACCCTGTTTGGATTATCATTTCTTTGCTGTTGGGGGCTAAACTAGGTGGAGTTTTGGGTCTGATTTTAGCCGTACCTTTAGCAGGGGCAATTAAAAGAATCGCTGACAGCTTAAGAATTTCACAGCCTGACCCAAACTGGGAAGATAAATCTTTATGA
- a CDS encoding chlorophyll a/b-binding protein, whose protein sequence is MQTQTPEPKLGFTRFAELWNGRLAMIGFLSAVVAEIITGQGILGQLGIM, encoded by the coding sequence ATGCAAACTCAAACACCAGAACCAAAATTAGGATTTACCAGATTTGCCGAACTGTGGAATGGTCGCTTGGCGATGATTGGTTTCTTGTCTGCTGTGGTCGCTGAAATTATTACAGGTCAAGGCATTCTAGGACAGCTTGGTATTATGTAA